A portion of the Drosophila innubila isolate TH190305 chromosome 3L unlocalized genomic scaffold, UK_Dinn_1.0 0_D_3L, whole genome shotgun sequence genome contains these proteins:
- the LOC117786404 gene encoding protein phosphatase 1 regulatory subunit 12A isoform X5, which produces MSTLDVPNNSAMMKRAEQLKRWEESDTNRAAPTPRRTHNGRHIKFSSGCVFLAACLSGDKDDVLQLIDDGADINTANVDGLTALHQACIDDKLEMVEFLVTHGADINRQDNEGWTPLHATASCGFVSIAQYLVENHADVAAVNSDGDLALDLAIDVQHMPMIDYMEKVVQELNIDVDQARKAEEKAMLNDANKWLLSDATEVDRPNPKTGATALHVAAAKGYTNVLSLLLAGRANVDRQDNDGWTPLHAAAHWGQKETAEMLVESWANMDIRNYAGQSCIDVADRKMVKFLEELRANKRNKRRPSSQISRISDAIENHVDKTPTKLVRVEVRTDAAKDAENVKPNQQIHAAEHSVEDEAPWRRKTLRTPNDSPTKNQVPDKELSGKSGNESANDVILRRTHSFENDQKFYQKYNELRARIKANSCPILLATTANALPGNANNNNNQSSNNNNNNNNNNINNNKSLLLLGQTANTTGISSSNNYNNTSTSSTTNTTTTFNTHTNNTTTAAAATTTATAATTTSITSTANPSLTYSVQRSASLKDNSVYFRKPIAPVAMLNAATTTTPTTTVLSSPSTTVHTPPIRSNPAAQSSSNSNNNGSTTASAVASEVETPKPKQSAGNIFKNFFKSFVPPVRDEESETQRKAHAKRVRETRRSTQGVTLDEIKSAEELVKKKNLGMNKNNNNNNNNSSSFKLEDITSGGTYPPNQSTIIPSAPAVMAAVNLANTAGAQRRISSGPNALNASNQSLNSVGRPVSAPSETINNSAYMTPPARRYETTSAATTTATTTANNSASAAASANHATASSATTSHVDKDNDKENDNRTQTVIQRRRKPKRRSTGVVHLDMDELDPERQHESANNDNDEKEKESGSERTSRSRTASTATTSAASDSKSTSSSDKAENGDGIDYKALWEAAKMENDKLKQMLKQKDDEVVQTRATLERFANATTKNSLSEIEKRERRAMERKLSELEEELKQLDVYKSDNHRLKEENAALIRVISKLSK; this is translated from the exons GCTTGCATCGATGACAAGCTCGAAATGGTTGAGTTCTTAGTGACACATGGAGCCGATATTAATCGTCAGGACAACGAGGGATGGACACCGCTACATGCAACAGCCTCCTGCGG CTTTGTGAGCATAGCACAGTATCTGGTGGAGAACCATGCCGATGTGGCTGCTGTGAATAGTGATGGAGATTTGGCGCTGGATTTGGCAATTGATGTGCAACATATGCCCATGATTGACTACATGGAAAAGGTGGTGCAGGAGCTAAATATTGATGTGGATCAGGCGCGCAAGGCGGAGGAGAAGGCCATGCTCAATGATGCAAATAAATGGCTGCTTAGCGATGCCACTGAAGTGGATCGACCGAATCCAAAAACTGGTGCAACGGCGCTACATGTGGCAGCTGCCAAGGGCTATACGAATGTGCTGAGTCTGTTGCTCGCCGGACGTGCCAATGTCGATAGACAGGATAATGATGGCTGGACGCCGTTGCATGCCGCTGCACACTGGGGCCAAAAGGAGACAGCTGAAATGCTGGTGGAGTCATGGGCCAACATGGATATACGCAATTATGCTGGCCAATCCTGCATCGATGTCGCCGATCGCAAAATGGTCAAATTCCTGGAAGAATTGCGTGCCAACAAACGCAACAAGCGGCGTCCCTCTAGTCAAATCAG CAGAATCTCAGATGCGATTGAAAATCATGTGGACAAAACACCAACGAAACTTGTACGCGTTGAAGTGAGAACTGATGCCGCTAAGGATG CTGAAAATGTTAAGCCCAATCAACAAATTCATGCCGCCGAACACTCTGTGGAGGATGAGGCGCCCTGGCGACGCAAAACGCTCCGCACGCCCAACGACAGTCCCACTAAGAATC AAGTTCCTGACAAAGAGCTGAGCGGCAAAAGCGGCAATGAAAGCGCCAACGATGTCATCTTGCGACGCACGCACAGCTTTGAGAATGATCAAAA ATTCTATCAAAAGTACAATGAGCTGCGGGCACGCATTAAGGCGAATTCATGTCCCATACTGCTAGCGACGACGGCGAATGCTCTGCCCGGCAatgccaataacaacaataaccaaagtagcaataacaacaataataataacaataataacatcaacaacaataagagtctgctgctgttgggaCAAACTGCAAACACAACtggcatcagcagcagcaacaactataacaacacatcaacatcaagcacaacaaacaccacaacaacattcaacacacacaccaacaacacaacaacagcagcagcagcaacaacaactgcaacagcagcaactacaacatcaATAACATCTACAGCAAATCCAAGTCTAACTTATAGCGTACAAAGATCGGCCTCCCTCAAAGATAACTCTGTGTATTTCAG AAAACCGATTGCTCCAGTTGCGATGCTTAatgcagcgacaacaacaacaccaacaacaacagtgctCAGCTCACCCTCAACAACTGTGCATACCCCACCAATACGCAG CAATCCGGCTGcccaaagcagcagcaacagcaacaacaatggcagcacAACGGCAAGTGCCGTTGCCAGCGAAGTGGAGACTCCAAAACCTAAACAATCGGCGGgcaatatattcaaaaactttttcaa ATCCTTTGTGCCTCCAGTGCGCGACGAGGAAAGCGAAACGCAGCGTAAAGCGCATGCGAAGCGAGTGCGAGAGACGCGTCGTTCCACACAGGGTGTCACCCTCGATGAGATCAAGAGTGCCGAGGAGCTGGTCAAGAAGAAGAATCTGGGCATgaataagaacaacaataacaataacaacaacagcagcagc TTCAAGCTGGAGGATATTACCAGCGGTGGCACATACCCGCCCAATCAGAGCACCATCATACCAAGTGCGCCGGCTGTCATGGCAGCtgttaacttggccaacacaGCCGGAGCACAACGTCGCATCAGCAGTGGCCCCAATGCGC taAATGCTTCCAATCAATCGCTCAACTCTGTCGGACGTCCTGTCTCTGCGCCTAGTGAGACGATTAATAATAGCGCCTATATGACGCCTCCAGCCCGCAGATATGAGACGACATCTGCTGCCACAACAACTGCCACGACAACAGCTAACAACTCCGCGTCTGCAGCAGCCAGTGCCAACCATGCAACGGCTTCCAGTGCTACAACCAGCCATGTTGATAAGG ATAACGACAAGGAGAACGATAATCGCACACAGACTGTCATACAGCGGCGTCGCAAGCCCAAGCGCAGATCCACGGGTGTGGTGCATCTCGATATGGAT GAGCTTGATCCGGAGCGTCAACACGAATCGGCCAACAATGACAACGATGAGAAGGAAAAGGAG AGCGGCAGTGAACGCACGTCGCGCTCTCGCACCGcaagcacagcaacaacaagcgccGCCAGCGATTCGAAGAGCACGAGCAGCAGCGACAAGGCGGAAAATGGAGACGGCATTGACTATAAGGCGCTCTGGGAAGCGGCCAA AATGGAGAACGACAAACTCAAGCAAATGCTCAAGCAGAAGGACGACGAAGTTGTACAGACGCGTGCGACGCTCGAACGCTTTGCCAATGCC ACAACTAAAAATTCACTCTCTGAGATTGAGAAGCGTGAAAGAAGAGCTATGGAACGCAAGCTTTCCGAATTGGAAGAAGAGCTCAAG caacttgaTGTCTACAAGTCGGATAATCATCGCCTGAAGGAGGAGAACGCTGCGTTGATTAGAGTAATtagtaaattaagtaaatga
- the LOC117786404 gene encoding putative protein TPRXL isoform X14, translating into MSFRSRSRTQAPLASRRRSLSSSSRMGATGTGSSTSGAYNYNGSSYNSRPLSTGYFPSSNGSGNYQSPYTSMYSSRESLYGGRGTSGSGYGGYSNASSGYDNSSRYGYPSTSTSGSSYGSDHRYVSPYSSSYDNGVTTATLSFKSPSLSASNSFKSSASARLLKTKSLSNSNSSLSTGFPSSSSTTTSITTPSSAGATVAAIAATRSNSLREQERKSRNRTRSRSAAQRSISASSEKSEGYESGSERTSRSRTASTATTSAASDSKSTSSSDKAENGDGIDYKALWEAAKMENDKLKQMLKQKDDEVVQTRATLERFANATTKNSLSEIEKRERRAMERKLSELEEELKQLDVYKSDNHRLKEENAALIRVISKLSK; encoded by the exons ATGTCCTTTCGCTCAAGATCACGCACACAGGCGCCACTCGCCAGTCGAAGGCGTTCCTTGTCCTCCAGCTCTCGAATGGGAGCCACAGGAACAGGGAGCAGCACCTCGGGGGCGTATAACTACAATGGCAGCAGCTACAACTCGCGACCAttgagtacagggtattttccGAGCAGCAATGGCAGTGGCAACTATCAGAGCCCCTACACTAGCATGTACAGCTCCAGGGAGAGTCTTTATGGTGGTCGTGGCACCTCTGGCTCTGGTTACGGCGGTTATTCGAATG CTAGCTCTGGCTACGACAATTCCTCTCGATATGGATATCCCAGTACTTCGACATCGGGCTCCTCCTATGGCAGCGATCATCGCTATGTCAGTCCCTACTCCAGCAGCTATGACAATGGTGTGACCACCGCCACGCTCAGCTTCAAATCGCCCAGTTTGAGTGCCTCTAATTCGTTCAAGTCTTCGGCCAGTGCTCGTCTGCTCAAGACCAAGTCGTTGTCCAACTCCAACAGCAGTCTCAGTACAGGATtccccagcagcagcagcaccaccaccagcatCACCACGCCGAGCAGTGCTGGCGCCACTGTGGCAGCCATTGCTGCCACACGCAGCAATTCTCTGCGAGAACAGGAGCGCAAATCTCGCAATCGCACACGTTCCCGCAGCGCGGCTCAACGCTCGATTAGTGCATCCTCGGAGAAGAGCGAGGGCTATGAA AGCGGCAGTGAACGCACGTCGCGCTCTCGCACCGcaagcacagcaacaacaagcgccGCCAGCGATTCGAAGAGCACGAGCAGCAGCGACAAGGCGGAAAATGGAGACGGCATTGACTATAAGGCGCTCTGGGAAGCGGCCAA AATGGAGAACGACAAACTCAAGCAAATGCTCAAGCAGAAGGACGACGAAGTTGTACAGACGCGTGCGACGCTCGAACGCTTTGCCAATGCC ACAACTAAAAATTCACTCTCTGAGATTGAGAAGCGTGAAAGAAGAGCTATGGAACGCAAGCTTTCCGAATTGGAAGAAGAGCTCAAG caacttgaTGTCTACAAGTCGGATAATCATCGCCTGAAGGAGGAGAACGCTGCGTTGATTAGAGTAATtagtaaattaagtaaatga
- the LOC117786404 gene encoding protein phosphatase 1 regulatory subunit 12A isoform X6: MSTLDVPNNSAMMKRAEQLKRWEESDTNRAAPTPRRTHNGRHIKFSSGCVFLAACLSGDKDDVLQLIDDGADINTANVDGLTALHQACIDDKLEMVEFLVTHGADINRQDNEGWTPLHATASCGFVSIAQYLVENHADVAAVNSDGDLALDLAIDVQHMPMIDYMEKVVQELNIDVDQARKAEEKAMLNDANKWLLSDATEVDRPNPKTGATALHVAAAKGYTNVLSLLLAGRANVDRQDNDGWTPLHAAAHWGQKETAEMLVESWANMDIRNYAGQSCIDVADRKMVKFLEELRANKRNKRRPSSQISRISDAIENHVDKTPTKLVRVEVRTDAAKDAENVKPNQQIHAAEHSVEDEAPWRRKTLRTPNDSPTKNQVPDKELSGKSGNESANDVILRRTHSFENDQKFYQKYNELRARIKANSCPILLATTANALPGNANNNNNQSSNNNNNNNNNNINNNKSLLLLGQTANTTGISSSNNYNNTSTSSTTNTTTTFNTHTNNTTTAAAATTTATAATTTSITSTANPSLTYSVQRSASLKDNSVYFRKPIAPVAMLNAATTTTPTTTVLSSPSTTVHTPPIRSNPAAQSSSNSNNNGSTTASAVASEVETPKPKQSAGNIFKNFFKSFVPPVRDEESETQRKAHAKRVRETRRSTQGVTLDEIKSAEELVKKKNLGMNKNNNNNNNNSSSFKLEDITSGGTYPPNQSTIIPSAPAVMAAVNLANTAGAQRRISSGPNALNASNQSLNSVGRPVSAPSETINNSAYMTPPARRYETTSAATTTATTTANNSASAAASANHATASSATTSHVDKDNDKENDNRTQTVIQRRRKPKRRSTGVVHLDMDELDPERQHESANNDNDEKEKESGSERTSRSRTASTATTSAASDSKSTSSSDKAENGDGIDYKALWEAAKMENDKLKQMLKQKDDEVVQTRATLERFANAQLDVYKSDNHRLKEENAALIRVISKLSK, from the exons GCTTGCATCGATGACAAGCTCGAAATGGTTGAGTTCTTAGTGACACATGGAGCCGATATTAATCGTCAGGACAACGAGGGATGGACACCGCTACATGCAACAGCCTCCTGCGG CTTTGTGAGCATAGCACAGTATCTGGTGGAGAACCATGCCGATGTGGCTGCTGTGAATAGTGATGGAGATTTGGCGCTGGATTTGGCAATTGATGTGCAACATATGCCCATGATTGACTACATGGAAAAGGTGGTGCAGGAGCTAAATATTGATGTGGATCAGGCGCGCAAGGCGGAGGAGAAGGCCATGCTCAATGATGCAAATAAATGGCTGCTTAGCGATGCCACTGAAGTGGATCGACCGAATCCAAAAACTGGTGCAACGGCGCTACATGTGGCAGCTGCCAAGGGCTATACGAATGTGCTGAGTCTGTTGCTCGCCGGACGTGCCAATGTCGATAGACAGGATAATGATGGCTGGACGCCGTTGCATGCCGCTGCACACTGGGGCCAAAAGGAGACAGCTGAAATGCTGGTGGAGTCATGGGCCAACATGGATATACGCAATTATGCTGGCCAATCCTGCATCGATGTCGCCGATCGCAAAATGGTCAAATTCCTGGAAGAATTGCGTGCCAACAAACGCAACAAGCGGCGTCCCTCTAGTCAAATCAG CAGAATCTCAGATGCGATTGAAAATCATGTGGACAAAACACCAACGAAACTTGTACGCGTTGAAGTGAGAACTGATGCCGCTAAGGATG CTGAAAATGTTAAGCCCAATCAACAAATTCATGCCGCCGAACACTCTGTGGAGGATGAGGCGCCCTGGCGACGCAAAACGCTCCGCACGCCCAACGACAGTCCCACTAAGAATC AAGTTCCTGACAAAGAGCTGAGCGGCAAAAGCGGCAATGAAAGCGCCAACGATGTCATCTTGCGACGCACGCACAGCTTTGAGAATGATCAAAA ATTCTATCAAAAGTACAATGAGCTGCGGGCACGCATTAAGGCGAATTCATGTCCCATACTGCTAGCGACGACGGCGAATGCTCTGCCCGGCAatgccaataacaacaataaccaaagtagcaataacaacaataataataacaataataacatcaacaacaataagagtctgctgctgttgggaCAAACTGCAAACACAACtggcatcagcagcagcaacaactataacaacacatcaacatcaagcacaacaaacaccacaacaacattcaacacacacaccaacaacacaacaacagcagcagcagcaacaacaactgcaacagcagcaactacaacatcaATAACATCTACAGCAAATCCAAGTCTAACTTATAGCGTACAAAGATCGGCCTCCCTCAAAGATAACTCTGTGTATTTCAG AAAACCGATTGCTCCAGTTGCGATGCTTAatgcagcgacaacaacaacaccaacaacaacagtgctCAGCTCACCCTCAACAACTGTGCATACCCCACCAATACGCAG CAATCCGGCTGcccaaagcagcagcaacagcaacaacaatggcagcacAACGGCAAGTGCCGTTGCCAGCGAAGTGGAGACTCCAAAACCTAAACAATCGGCGGgcaatatattcaaaaactttttcaa ATCCTTTGTGCCTCCAGTGCGCGACGAGGAAAGCGAAACGCAGCGTAAAGCGCATGCGAAGCGAGTGCGAGAGACGCGTCGTTCCACACAGGGTGTCACCCTCGATGAGATCAAGAGTGCCGAGGAGCTGGTCAAGAAGAAGAATCTGGGCATgaataagaacaacaataacaataacaacaacagcagcagc TTCAAGCTGGAGGATATTACCAGCGGTGGCACATACCCGCCCAATCAGAGCACCATCATACCAAGTGCGCCGGCTGTCATGGCAGCtgttaacttggccaacacaGCCGGAGCACAACGTCGCATCAGCAGTGGCCCCAATGCGC taAATGCTTCCAATCAATCGCTCAACTCTGTCGGACGTCCTGTCTCTGCGCCTAGTGAGACGATTAATAATAGCGCCTATATGACGCCTCCAGCCCGCAGATATGAGACGACATCTGCTGCCACAACAACTGCCACGACAACAGCTAACAACTCCGCGTCTGCAGCAGCCAGTGCCAACCATGCAACGGCTTCCAGTGCTACAACCAGCCATGTTGATAAGG ATAACGACAAGGAGAACGATAATCGCACACAGACTGTCATACAGCGGCGTCGCAAGCCCAAGCGCAGATCCACGGGTGTGGTGCATCTCGATATGGAT GAGCTTGATCCGGAGCGTCAACACGAATCGGCCAACAATGACAACGATGAGAAGGAAAAGGAG AGCGGCAGTGAACGCACGTCGCGCTCTCGCACCGcaagcacagcaacaacaagcgccGCCAGCGATTCGAAGAGCACGAGCAGCAGCGACAAGGCGGAAAATGGAGACGGCATTGACTATAAGGCGCTCTGGGAAGCGGCCAA AATGGAGAACGACAAACTCAAGCAAATGCTCAAGCAGAAGGACGACGAAGTTGTACAGACGCGTGCGACGCTCGAACGCTTTGCCAATGCC caacttgaTGTCTACAAGTCGGATAATCATCGCCTGAAGGAGGAGAACGCTGCGTTGATTAGAGTAATtagtaaattaagtaaatga
- the LOC117786404 gene encoding protein phosphatase 1 regulatory subunit 12A isoform X16: MSTLDVPNNSAMMKRAEQLKRWEESDTNRAAPTPRRTHNGRHIKFSSGCVFLAACLSGDKDDVLQLIDDGADINTANVDGLTALHQACIDDKLEMVEFLVTHGADINRQDNEGWTPLHATASCGFVSIAQYLVENHADVAAVNSDGDLALDLAIDVQHMPMIDYMEKVVQELNIDVDQARKAEEKAMLNDANKWLLSDATEVDRPNPKTGATALHVAAAKGYTNVLSLLLAGRANVDRQDNDGWTPLHAAAHWGQKETAEMLVESWANMDIRNYAGQSCIDVADRKMVKFLEELRANKRNKRRPSSQIRISDAIENHVDKTPTKLVRVEVRTDAAKDAENVKPNQQIHAAEHSVEDEAPWRRKTLRTPNDSPTKNQVPDKELSGKSGNESANDVILRRTHSFENDQKFYQKYNELRARIKANSCPILLATTANALPGNANNNNNQSSNNNNNNNNNNINNNKSLLLLGQTANTTGISSSNNYNNTSTSSTTNTTTTFNTHTNNTTTAAAATTTATAATTTSITSTANPSLTYSVQRSASLKDNSVYFRKPIAPVAMLNAATTTTPTTTVLSSPSTTVHTPPIRSNPAAQSSSNSNNNGSTTASAVASEVETPKPKQSAGNIFKNFFKSFVPPVRDEESETQRKAHAKRVRETRRSTQGVTLDEIKSAEELVKKKNLGMNKNNNNNNNNTTTTATATTTTTNNSSSSSNNSNSNSNSNSDNNSPQEPQPPPPPTTPPPSIIPSTTTTADDSEIIEAVVATLAPSDVIADTTASFTLAAPTARRSDDLDVDAGSDAEDDQQTAVSASFTMFSRREKPVEEQEKSLKTDAVAQELNPLNSESAGLPARPTDLAIATTATAESKPVTLTPATTPGVLESPVRLRDKRSLSTTGSAGGAGGAGQELDAKSDTASPVSTHADFNARDSLLSLYARRTVESGAGSGGASGAVANSAVAPSTSSSSTATATAAERRPSWRLKFDAGSKFKLEDITSGGTYPPNQSTIIPSAPAVMAAVNLANTAGAQRRISSGPNALNASNQSLNSVGRPVSAPSETINNSAYMTPPARRYETTSAATTTATTTANNSASAAASANHATASSATTSHVDKDNDKENDNRTQTVIQRRRKPKRRSTGVVHLDMDELDPERQHESANNDNDEKEKESGSERTSRSRTASTATTSAASDSKSTSSSDKAENGDGIDYKALWEAAKMENDKLKQMLKQKDDEVVQTRATLERFANATTKNSLSEIEKRERRAMERKLSELEEELKQLDVYKSDNHRLKEENAALIRVISKLSK; this comes from the exons GCTTGCATCGATGACAAGCTCGAAATGGTTGAGTTCTTAGTGACACATGGAGCCGATATTAATCGTCAGGACAACGAGGGATGGACACCGCTACATGCAACAGCCTCCTGCGG CTTTGTGAGCATAGCACAGTATCTGGTGGAGAACCATGCCGATGTGGCTGCTGTGAATAGTGATGGAGATTTGGCGCTGGATTTGGCAATTGATGTGCAACATATGCCCATGATTGACTACATGGAAAAGGTGGTGCAGGAGCTAAATATTGATGTGGATCAGGCGCGCAAGGCGGAGGAGAAGGCCATGCTCAATGATGCAAATAAATGGCTGCTTAGCGATGCCACTGAAGTGGATCGACCGAATCCAAAAACTGGTGCAACGGCGCTACATGTGGCAGCTGCCAAGGGCTATACGAATGTGCTGAGTCTGTTGCTCGCCGGACGTGCCAATGTCGATAGACAGGATAATGATGGCTGGACGCCGTTGCATGCCGCTGCACACTGGGGCCAAAAGGAGACAGCTGAAATGCTGGTGGAGTCATGGGCCAACATGGATATACGCAATTATGCTGGCCAATCCTGCATCGATGTCGCCGATCGCAAAATGGTCAAATTCCTGGAAGAATTGCGTGCCAACAAACGCAACAAGCGGCGTCCCTCTAGTCAAATCAG AATCTCAGATGCGATTGAAAATCATGTGGACAAAACACCAACGAAACTTGTACGCGTTGAAGTGAGAACTGATGCCGCTAAGGATG CTGAAAATGTTAAGCCCAATCAACAAATTCATGCCGCCGAACACTCTGTGGAGGATGAGGCGCCCTGGCGACGCAAAACGCTCCGCACGCCCAACGACAGTCCCACTAAGAATC AAGTTCCTGACAAAGAGCTGAGCGGCAAAAGCGGCAATGAAAGCGCCAACGATGTCATCTTGCGACGCACGCACAGCTTTGAGAATGATCAAAA ATTCTATCAAAAGTACAATGAGCTGCGGGCACGCATTAAGGCGAATTCATGTCCCATACTGCTAGCGACGACGGCGAATGCTCTGCCCGGCAatgccaataacaacaataaccaaagtagcaataacaacaataataataacaataataacatcaacaacaataagagtctgctgctgttgggaCAAACTGCAAACACAACtggcatcagcagcagcaacaactataacaacacatcaacatcaagcacaacaaacaccacaacaacattcaacacacacaccaacaacacaacaacagcagcagcagcaacaacaactgcaacagcagcaactacaacatcaATAACATCTACAGCAAATCCAAGTCTAACTTATAGCGTACAAAGATCGGCCTCCCTCAAAGATAACTCTGTGTATTTCAG AAAACCGATTGCTCCAGTTGCGATGCTTAatgcagcgacaacaacaacaccaacaacaacagtgctCAGCTCACCCTCAACAACTGTGCATACCCCACCAATACGCAG CAATCCGGCTGcccaaagcagcagcaacagcaacaacaatggcagcacAACGGCAAGTGCCGTTGCCAGCGAAGTGGAGACTCCAAAACCTAAACAATCGGCGGgcaatatattcaaaaactttttcaa ATCCTTTGTGCCTCCAGTGCGCGACGAGGAAAGCGAAACGCAGCGTAAAGCGCATGCGAAGCGAGTGCGAGAGACGCGTCGTTCCACACAGGGTGTCACCCTCGATGAGATCAAGAGTGCCGAGGAGCTGGTCAAGAAGAAGAATCTGGGCATgaataagaacaacaataacaataacaacaaca ccacaacaacagcaactgcaacaacgacgacaaccaacaacagcagcagcagcagcaacaacagcaatagcaatagcaacagcaacagcgacaacaatagTCCACAAGAACCgcaaccaccaccaccgcccaCAACTCCACCACCAAGCATAATACCAagcacaacaaccacagcggATGATTCGGAAATAATTGAGGCTGTGGTTGCCACATTGGCGCCAAGCGATGTCATTGCCGACACCACAGCTAGCTTCACATTGGCAGCGCCAACCGCACGAAGATCGGATGACCTTGACGTAGATGCTGGCAGCGATGCCGAGGATGATCAACAAACGGCGGTCAGCGCCAGCTTCACGATGTTCTCGCGTCGAGAGAAGCCCGTTGAGGAGCAGGAAAAATCACTAAAGACTGACGCAGTTGCCCAGGAGCTAAATCCGCTCAACTCCGAGTCAGCTGGACTGCCAGCCAGACCCACAGACTTGGCGATAGCAACAACCGCAACAGCTGAAAGTAAACCCGTAACATTGACACCCGCCACAACACCCGGAGTGCTGGAGAGTCCGGTGCGATTGCGTGACAAGCGTAGTCTGAGCACCACCGGAAGTGCTGGTGGTGCAGGCGGTGCTGGCCAAGAGCTGGATGCCAAGTCCGATACGGCCTCGCCGGTCTCAACACATGCGGATTTCAATGCACGCGATTCGTTGCTCAGCTTATACGCACGTCGCACTGTGGAGAGTGGTGCTGGTAGTGGTGGTGCTAGTGGTGCTGTAGCCAATTCAGCTGTTGCACCATCCACATCGTCGtcttcaactgcaactgcaacggcagcTGAGCGACGTCCTTCGTGGCGTCTCAAGTTCGATGCGGGCTCAAAG TTCAAGCTGGAGGATATTACCAGCGGTGGCACATACCCGCCCAATCAGAGCACCATCATACCAAGTGCGCCGGCTGTCATGGCAGCtgttaacttggccaacacaGCCGGAGCACAACGTCGCATCAGCAGTGGCCCCAATGCGC taAATGCTTCCAATCAATCGCTCAACTCTGTCGGACGTCCTGTCTCTGCGCCTAGTGAGACGATTAATAATAGCGCCTATATGACGCCTCCAGCCCGCAGATATGAGACGACATCTGCTGCCACAACAACTGCCACGACAACAGCTAACAACTCCGCGTCTGCAGCAGCCAGTGCCAACCATGCAACGGCTTCCAGTGCTACAACCAGCCATGTTGATAAGG ATAACGACAAGGAGAACGATAATCGCACACAGACTGTCATACAGCGGCGTCGCAAGCCCAAGCGCAGATCCACGGGTGTGGTGCATCTCGATATGGAT GAGCTTGATCCGGAGCGTCAACACGAATCGGCCAACAATGACAACGATGAGAAGGAAAAGGAG AGCGGCAGTGAACGCACGTCGCGCTCTCGCACCGcaagcacagcaacaacaagcgccGCCAGCGATTCGAAGAGCACGAGCAGCAGCGACAAGGCGGAAAATGGAGACGGCATTGACTATAAGGCGCTCTGGGAAGCGGCCAA AATGGAGAACGACAAACTCAAGCAAATGCTCAAGCAGAAGGACGACGAAGTTGTACAGACGCGTGCGACGCTCGAACGCTTTGCCAATGCC ACAACTAAAAATTCACTCTCTGAGATTGAGAAGCGTGAAAGAAGAGCTATGGAACGCAAGCTTTCCGAATTGGAAGAAGAGCTCAAG caacttgaTGTCTACAAGTCGGATAATCATCGCCTGAAGGAGGAGAACGCTGCGTTGATTAGAGTAATtagtaaattaagtaaatga